One window of the Zea mays cultivar B73 chromosome 3, Zm-B73-REFERENCE-NAM-5.0, whole genome shotgun sequence genome contains the following:
- the LOC100383645 gene encoding uncharacterized protein LOC100383645, whose protein sequence is MPERHLASWNAMALALANHGRGKDSLDLFNRMTRVENVVPNAITFVAGFSACNHGGLAMAAMGATASPLPSLFPTGQRHTLLKHRLHPQPRGPRRRGRQGHRRAELWVHVGDDDSDHYCWQQHVDMTTSRRASEVDADHPGSEVAAVMAAATAVFHWAGDAHYAHLLLHHAQQLFDFANTYRGRYDAALQVLGLHPDHGLVNSFHAIRLLLSTEYYISTMLTYVARVSLMVTVASQPASISIDAQGMFDEMQQSDTSVAIAHTAFNSFFNTEELDRWLESCDEQGELVGVNKIHVKPQFFDVGKDCNWARGIRRTEIQLADGKNCELHRCWTDILDAISKAQHLIYITGWLTILVRDDSNSVDLLTKEGLLTTHDVEIAKGEQEIMNEVLPAESRSSRFGVAMDLADIWPCYESKPSDAQGYAIKGIPNLRNTCYRSAVLQCLLMLGKLLERILPSTWLAIQGCSRTGIAIQGYYHQFSYFIHKLFSVELV, encoded by the coding sequence ATGCCGGAGCGGCACCTTGCGTCCTGGAACGCCATGGCCCTCGCGCTCGCCAACCATGGCCGCGGCAAGGACTCGCTCGATTTGTTCAACCGGATGACGCGGGTGGAGAATGTGGTGCCAAATGCCATCACGTTCGTCGCGGGGTTCAGCGCCTGCAACCACGGTGGACTGGCCATGGCGGCGATGGGCGCGACCGCTTCGCCACTCCCTTCCCTATTCCCCACAGGGCAGCGACACACTCTACTCAAGCATCGCCTTCACCCGCAGCCTCGGGGACCTCGCCGCCGAGGCCGTCAGGGTCATCGTCGAGCCGAGCTATGGGTGCACGTTGGGGACGACGACTCGGACCACTACTGCTGGCAGCAGCATGTGGACATGACCACGTCACGACGAGCGTCCGAGGTTGACGCGGACCACCCGGGCTCCGAGGTCGCAGCCGTCATGGCTGCCGCGACCGCCGTGTTCCACTGGGCCGGGGACGCGCACTACGCGCACCTACTGCTCCACCATGCGCAGCAGCTATTCGACTTCGCCAACACCTACCGGGGACGCTACGACGCCGCGCTGCAGGTGCTCGGTCTACACCCCGACCACGGGCTCGTTAACTCCTTCCACGCCATCAGGCTGCTGCTCTCCACCGAGTATTACATCTCCACGATGCTCACCTATGTGGCCCGTGTCAGCCTCATGGTGACGGTGGCAAGCCAACCTGCATCTATTTCAATTGATGCTCAAGGGATGTTTGATGAAATGCAGCAAAGTGATACCTCTGTTGCCATCGCACATACTGCCTTCAACAGTTTCTTCAACACGGAGGAGCTAGATAGGTGGCTAGAAAGCTGCGATGAACAGGGTGAATTAGTTGGAGTCAACAAGATCCATGTGAAGCCTCAGTTCTTTGATGTGGGCAAGGACTGTAACTGGGCGAGGGGCATCCGGAGAACCGAGATCCAGCTCGCTGATGGCAAGAACTGTGAGCTACATAGGTGCTGGACAGATATCTTGGATGCTATAAGCAAGGCTCAACATTTGATTTACATCACTGGCTGGTTGACTATATTGGTGAGGGATGATAGCAATTCTGTCGACCTGCTTACGAAGGAGGGCTTGCTGACTACCCATGATGTGGAGATTGCAAAAGGAGAGCAGGAAATCATGAATGAAGTACTTCCAGCAGAGAGCCGGTCATCTCGGTTTGGTGTGGCTATGGATCTTGCAGACATATGGCCTTGCTATGAATCCAAACCATCTGATGCGCAAGGCTATGCTATCAAAGGGATACCAAATCTCAGAAACACATGCTATCGGAGTGCAGTATTGCAGTGCCTGTTGATGCTCGGTAAGCTGCTAGAAAGGATACTACCATCGACATGGTTAGCCATCCAAGGGTGCTCACGAACTGGTATAGCCATCCAAGGATACTACCATCAGTTCTCTTATTTTATCCATAAGCTATTTTCAGTTGAGCTGGTATAG